The following proteins are encoded in a genomic region of Candidatus Dormiibacterota bacterium:
- a CDS encoding pitrilysin family protein has translation MKRSANGLLPGMLAAVVATSVSVVALLAAPGVPETKRLANGMPVIVLEDHTLPLVSVSLWVHAGSKDEIETSAGYAHFLEHLVQRGTDTAGPSEYQRLAHRWGGAVSVRANYDRTSITATGVSSALDPMVDAVAAMALRAKLGDKEIDQELGMLSQEVHNYYDEPSSVAFLESMRAAFPNHPYRFPPLGSLKTIGTLKHDPLAAFYKNLYVPNNMALVLAGDLDPVRARELAERAFGKAPASATLPGKPRPLTGFAGHDDKEKPLEVNEPWTTLTFVGPGYRHPDRPAFEILARFLGEAGGSPIAHALVRDRTGSSAQVTFYRLEDAGVLYVGTIPASPETSYAAATTALGEITALKKSGLKDDEVKAQIQRFLKEERQKAERLDGLSESMGEAALFGGVRYYWDLPDVYGRLTAADVNRVAAKYLVAENLRIVVIVPKKSGPLAEAEKTRFHAALDTLGGMAKDAPPPGFEARLYVGDDAARVHDTAWGDPRDARAPRPPVKFPIDGGPTLVVQEDHRRSLAAVSLQLPAGSADDPPGKEGLAYLAGRVLSPAPTLPAQGEAVRSGGRLVLLPDIQVSRDLTEVRFLASPADLRPALSALAVSILKPVVSDAEFDALRTGTREALERAGNDPSFVSLDLFREKVYAGHPYAHASVGTASGLAAVTRADIETFLKTSLRPDGAVLAVAGDVDPEEIRRMFADLFGSWRNPDPGPSRKEKRPAPSAAPTDAAASPASEAPAAGEPKRAAGIRSTAGEFTRLLTSSQSSVLIGVPGVAISDPDFDDLRLLGAGLTILAFEDIVFKRRAAFSATAIPEALRRGGSFALAVVAQTSRRDEAMFDLQRLMRSLAVSTLEQKDVDDFARVETGREATGLQGVLALASALSYRSVNGLGALSAQNGLWSRSAPPPDHVKDLAARYLKPESWIVIQVGPLSP, from the coding sequence ATGAAGCGAAGCGCGAATGGACTCCTCCCCGGAATGCTCGCGGCCGTCGTCGCGACGTCCGTGTCCGTCGTCGCCCTCCTCGCCGCTCCGGGGGTGCCCGAGACGAAGAGACTCGCCAACGGCATGCCGGTGATCGTCCTCGAGGACCACACGCTCCCCCTGGTCTCGGTGAGCCTGTGGGTGCACGCCGGCAGCAAGGACGAGATCGAGACCTCCGCGGGGTACGCGCACTTCCTCGAGCACCTCGTGCAGCGCGGCACTGACACCGCCGGTCCGTCCGAGTACCAGAGACTGGCGCACCGCTGGGGCGGAGCCGTCTCGGTCCGGGCCAACTATGACCGCACCTCCATCACAGCCACAGGCGTCTCCTCGGCCCTGGACCCGATGGTGGACGCCGTCGCCGCGATGGCGCTGCGGGCGAAACTCGGTGACAAGGAGATCGATCAGGAGCTCGGAATGCTGTCGCAGGAGGTCCACAATTATTACGACGAGCCGTCCTCCGTGGCGTTTCTCGAGAGCATGCGGGCGGCCTTCCCGAATCATCCGTACCGCTTCCCCCCGCTCGGCAGCCTCAAGACGATCGGCACCCTGAAGCACGATCCCCTGGCCGCCTTTTACAAGAACCTCTACGTGCCGAACAACATGGCCCTGGTCCTGGCGGGGGATCTGGACCCCGTGCGGGCGCGGGAGCTGGCCGAGCGGGCCTTCGGCAAGGCCCCCGCGAGCGCCACGCTGCCCGGCAAGCCGCGTCCTCTCACGGGATTCGCGGGGCACGACGACAAGGAGAAGCCCCTCGAGGTGAACGAGCCGTGGACCACGCTGACCTTCGTGGGTCCCGGTTACAGGCACCCGGATCGCCCGGCGTTCGAAATCCTGGCCAGGTTTCTGGGGGAGGCCGGCGGCTCGCCGATCGCGCACGCCCTGGTACGAGACAGGACCGGTTCATCGGCTCAGGTCACTTTCTACCGGCTGGAGGACGCGGGCGTCCTCTACGTGGGAACGATCCCCGCGTCACCCGAGACCTCCTACGCCGCCGCCACCACCGCGCTCGGTGAAATCACCGCCCTCAAGAAGAGCGGCCTGAAGGATGACGAGGTCAAGGCCCAGATCCAGCGGTTCCTGAAGGAGGAGCGGCAGAAGGCGGAGCGCCTGGACGGTCTGTCGGAGTCGATGGGCGAGGCGGCGCTCTTCGGCGGCGTACGTTACTACTGGGACCTTCCCGACGTGTACGGGCGCCTCACCGCGGCCGATGTGAACCGCGTCGCCGCGAAATACCTGGTGGCCGAGAACCTGCGTATCGTCGTGATCGTCCCCAAGAAGAGCGGCCCCCTCGCCGAGGCGGAAAAGACGCGCTTCCACGCGGCGCTCGACACGCTCGGCGGCATGGCCAAGGATGCGCCACCCCCTGGTTTCGAGGCCCGGTTGTACGTCGGGGATGACGCCGCGCGCGTCCACGACACAGCGTGGGGAGACCCGCGCGACGCCCGCGCTCCGAGGCCACCCGTCAAATTCCCGATCGACGGCGGTCCCACCCTCGTCGTGCAGGAGGACCACCGGCGTTCCCTGGCGGCGGTGTCGCTGCAGCTCCCCGCCGGATCGGCCGACGACCCGCCGGGGAAGGAAGGTCTGGCGTACCTGGCCGGGCGCGTGCTGTCCCCCGCGCCGACGCTCCCGGCGCAGGGGGAGGCCGTGCGCTCCGGCGGAAGGCTCGTGCTCCTGCCGGACATCCAGGTGTCGCGTGACCTCACCGAGGTGCGCTTCCTTGCGTCGCCCGCCGATCTGCGACCGGCGTTGTCCGCCCTCGCCGTCTCGATCCTGAAGCCGGTGGTCTCCGACGCCGAATTCGATGCGCTGCGGACGGGGACGAGGGAGGCGCTGGAACGGGCCGGGAACGATCCCTCGTTCGTGAGCCTGGACCTGTTCCGGGAGAAGGTGTACGCGGGCCACCCTTACGCGCACGCCTCCGTCGGCACGGCGTCGGGCCTGGCGGCCGTGACCCGGGCCGACATCGAGACCTTTCTGAAGACGTCTCTCCGTCCGGACGGGGCGGTCCTGGCGGTCGCGGGGGATGTGGATCCCGAAGAGATCCGGAGAATGTTTGCGGATCTGTTCGGGTCGTGGAGGAACCCGGACCCGGGGCCGTCCCGCAAGGAGAAGCGGCCGGCACCCTCCGCTGCTCCGACGGATGCGGCCGCTTCGCCGGCCTCGGAAGCGCCGGCCGCGGGGGAACCGAAGCGAGCCGCCGGAATCCGTTCCACCGCCGGCGAATTCACCCGCCTCCTGACCTCGTCCCAGAGCAGTGTTCTGATCGGCGTGCCGGGTGTGGCGATCTCCGACCCCGATTTCGACGATTTGCGCCTCCTGGGGGCGGGTCTCACCATCCTGGCGTTCGAGGACATCGTGTTCAAGAGACGCGCCGCGTTCTCGGCCACCGCGATCCCGGAAGCGCTGCGCCGGGGAGGCTCGTTCGCGCTCGCGGTGGTCGCACAGACCTCCCGGCGGGACGAGGCGATGTTCGATCTGCAGCGCCTCATGCGCAGTCTGGCGGTGAGCACCCTGGAGCAGAAGGACGTGGACGATTTCGCCCGGGTCGAGACGGGGCGCGAGGCGACGGGGCTTCAGGGAGTCCTCGCCCTGGCCAGCGCGCTCTCCTACCGCTCGGTCAACGGGCTCGGAGCCCTCTCCGCCCAGAACGGTCTCTGGTCGCGGTCCGCGCCTCCGCCCGATCACGTGAAGGATCTGGCCGCCCGCTACCTGAAGCCGGAGTCGTGGATCGTGATCCAGGTCGGGCCGCTCTCACCCTGA
- a CDS encoding molybdenum cofactor guanylyltransferase, which produces MATGRYSTPAPARSRGLHEPRAILPLVWTGLVFAGGRSERMGRDKALVLVAGRTLLERAVGTVRDAGGVPLILGATREAAGLAGVRFEDEGAAGHGRLGPLNALRHGLFIGGTPVVVALACDLPLVPPAFLRYLAGECERHAAVVPRAAGEMQVLAAAYAVSCLESIERRLAEGERSVHGVLREVGARIIEGDELLPFGGEEIFLNVNSPADLAKAEKMLMASPA; this is translated from the coding sequence GTGGCCACGGGGAGGTATTCTACTCCCGCCCCCGCGCGTTCGCGTGGGCTTCACGAGCCTCGTGCTATTCTGCCTCTCGTGTGGACCGGTCTCGTGTTTGCCGGTGGTCGGAGCGAGCGCATGGGACGCGACAAAGCGCTGGTCCTGGTCGCGGGGCGCACGCTCCTGGAGCGCGCCGTCGGTACTGTGCGCGACGCGGGGGGCGTTCCGCTGATCCTCGGGGCGACGCGGGAGGCGGCCGGGCTCGCAGGTGTGCGCTTCGAGGACGAGGGGGCCGCCGGTCATGGCCGGCTCGGGCCGCTCAACGCCCTGCGGCACGGTCTGTTCATCGGCGGTACGCCGGTGGTCGTGGCGCTCGCCTGCGACCTGCCGCTCGTCCCCCCCGCTTTCCTGCGATATCTGGCAGGGGAGTGCGAGCGCCACGCGGCGGTTGTGCCGCGGGCGGCGGGGGAGATGCAGGTCCTGGCGGCGGCCTATGCCGTCTCGTGCCTCGAGAGCATCGAGCGGCGGCTCGCCGAGGGGGAGCGCTCGGTGCACGGTGTCCTGCGGGAGGTCGGAGCGCGGATCATCGAGGGGGACGAGCTGCTTCCCTTCGGCGGGGAGGAGATCTTCCTGAACGTCAATTCCCCCGCGGATCTGGCGAAGGCTGAAAAAATGTTGATGGCCAGTCCGGCATGA
- the mgtE gene encoding magnesium transporter has translation MATPQSPAQASSAPRGGRTFTHVMRRFVRLGALDDVRRLLDRMHPADMVQILRTLAPAERKAFTDVLLAHERAGEVLADLPEPQVEEILVQVSNERIASLVSRLAPDKAADLLRLLFEDRVVAILKLLDEKTAAILDRLMTYGPETAGGMMTTRFLALDRHTRVGEAVSRIRSEPEAEMVFYLYVVDETQRLEGVVSLRQLVLAGQDQELREIMNPKAIRVRVDTPRAEVADVISRYNLLAVPVVDASNVLCGIVTVDDAIDAITDETTREVYRMAGLNTEDRIATPPYESVRRRLPWMILNLATAILASWVISFFEASIAQVVALATLMPIVASMGGIGATQASTVIVRGIALGEIDFSSARRALLKEILVGMTIGVATGLVMALTAFVWKGNPWLGLIICLAMILNLLVAGASGAAIPLLLKWLKLDPALGSSVIVTTFTDCFGFMSFLGLGTLLLSHLK, from the coding sequence GTGGCCACACCTCAGAGCCCGGCGCAGGCCTCCTCCGCGCCGCGCGGTGGACGAACCTTCACACACGTCATGCGGCGCTTCGTGCGTCTCGGAGCGCTCGACGACGTGCGCCGTCTCCTCGACCGGATGCACCCGGCGGACATGGTCCAGATCCTGCGCACGCTGGCGCCGGCCGAGCGCAAGGCGTTCACCGACGTCCTCCTGGCGCACGAGCGCGCCGGAGAGGTCCTGGCCGACCTTCCCGAGCCCCAGGTCGAGGAGATCCTGGTGCAGGTCAGCAACGAGCGCATCGCCTCCCTGGTGTCCCGCCTGGCGCCCGACAAGGCGGCGGATCTGCTCCGTCTCCTGTTCGAGGATCGGGTGGTCGCCATTCTCAAGCTGCTGGACGAGAAGACGGCCGCGATCCTGGACCGGCTGATGACCTACGGCCCGGAGACGGCCGGCGGCATGATGACCACGCGCTTCCTGGCCCTGGATCGGCACACCCGCGTCGGCGAGGCGGTCTCCCGCATCCGCTCGGAGCCTGAAGCGGAGATGGTCTTCTACCTCTATGTCGTGGACGAGACGCAGCGCCTCGAGGGGGTCGTCTCCCTGCGCCAGCTGGTCCTCGCGGGACAGGACCAGGAGCTGCGGGAGATCATGAACCCCAAGGCGATCCGGGTCCGCGTCGACACGCCGCGCGCCGAGGTGGCCGACGTGATCTCGCGCTACAACCTGCTGGCGGTGCCGGTCGTGGACGCCTCGAATGTCCTGTGCGGCATCGTCACCGTGGACGACGCCATCGACGCCATCACCGACGAGACCACCCGCGAGGTGTATCGCATGGCCGGCCTGAACACGGAGGACCGCATCGCCACCCCTCCGTATGAATCGGTCCGCCGGCGCCTGCCCTGGATGATCCTCAACCTCGCCACCGCGATTCTCGCCTCCTGGGTGATCTCGTTCTTCGAGGCTTCGATCGCCCAGGTCGTCGCCCTCGCCACCCTGATGCCGATCGTCGCCAGCATGGGCGGCATCGGGGCCACACAGGCGTCCACGGTCATCGTTCGCGGCATCGCGCTCGGCGAGATCGATTTCTCCTCGGCGCGCCGCGCCCTGCTCAAGGAGATCCTGGTCGGGATGACGATCGGAGTGGCGACCGGTCTCGTCATGGCCCTCACGGCCTTCGTCTGGAAGGGGAATCCCTGGCTCGGTCTGATCATCTGCCTGGCCATGATCCTCAACCTCCTGGTGGCGGGGGCCTCGGGGGCCGCGATTCCTCTCCTGCTCAAGTGGCTGAAGCTGGATCCGGCGCTCGGTTCGAGCGTCATCGTGACCACGTTCACCGACTGCTTCGGCTTCATGTCCTTCCTCGGGCTCGGCACACTCCTCCTCAGCCACCTGAAATGA
- a CDS encoding HEAT repeat domain-containing protein — MNEKTGEPTPDLRSDRDVPSGIHYDPDLAVHEPAEVPVEIPPPSRRRSPLLLFPLGLAGLAVVVYIVFGLIASEGKSPSDYLDEIRLRRADAWEPAFRLSRLLAGNDPVSLDPRFVPDLITVFQSAGDDDPRLRRYLALSLGEVRDPRAVEPLVQSLRDPDVQTAIYAAWALGAIGDARASPALIPLLDHEDAGLRKIAAYALGTLDDPGSIAPLRGLLHDPVEDVAWNAALSLARRGDRAGLPLLLRMLDRAYLDSVRREDESGRPRALTEEQKEDAIRNALRSLVLLRDTDHLDLVRAIRESDPSLQVRQAAFESLALLQPSGR, encoded by the coding sequence ATGAACGAGAAGACGGGCGAGCCGACTCCCGATCTCAGGTCCGATCGGGATGTCCCTTCTGGAATCCACTACGACCCGGACCTGGCGGTGCACGAGCCGGCGGAGGTGCCGGTGGAGATCCCGCCGCCGTCCCGCCGCCGTTCCCCGCTCCTGCTGTTCCCGCTCGGTCTCGCCGGGCTTGCCGTCGTCGTCTACATCGTGTTCGGCCTGATTGCGAGCGAGGGGAAATCCCCCTCCGATTATCTGGACGAGATCCGACTGCGCCGCGCGGACGCCTGGGAGCCCGCGTTCCGGCTCTCACGCCTGCTCGCCGGAAACGACCCGGTGAGCCTCGACCCGCGTTTCGTGCCGGACCTGATCACCGTGTTCCAGTCGGCGGGCGACGACGACCCGCGTCTGCGGCGCTACCTGGCGTTGTCGCTCGGCGAGGTCCGCGACCCCCGCGCGGTCGAGCCGCTCGTACAATCCCTCCGGGACCCCGACGTGCAGACGGCGATCTACGCCGCCTGGGCCCTCGGGGCGATCGGCGACGCGCGCGCCTCGCCCGCCCTCATCCCCCTTCTGGACCACGAAGACGCGGGCCTCCGCAAGATCGCGGCCTACGCCCTCGGGACCCTCGATGACCCCGGGTCGATAGCGCCCCTGCGCGGACTCCTGCATGACCCGGTCGAGGACGTCGCATGGAATGCCGCCCTGTCCCTGGCCCGTCGCGGCGATCGCGCAGGGCTTCCGCTCCTCCTGCGCATGCTCGACCGTGCCTACCTCGACAGCGTGCGGCGGGAGGATGAGTCGGGGCGGCCCAGGGCGCTGACGGAGGAGCAGAAGGAGGACGCGATCCGGAACGCGCTGCGCTCTCTCGTCCTGCTGCGCGACACCGATCACCTGGACCTTGTGCGGGCGATCCGTGAGAGCGACCCCAGCCTCCAGGTCCGCCAGGCCGCCTTCGAGTCGCTGGCCCTGTTGCAGCCGTCCGGACGCTGA
- a CDS encoding Rieske 2Fe-2S domain-containing protein, whose amino-acid sequence MTRRGFLSVLGVAWTSFAAACAAGTIATTRFMFPNVLFEPPQQFKAGLPSDFQVGTVDQRFKESFGVFIIRDEKGIYILRAVCTHLGCTPNWLEAENKFKCPCHGSGFYRSGINYEGPAPRPLERYRVVLADDGQILVDKTKIYAQEKGEWSSPESFMTV is encoded by the coding sequence GTGACACGGCGCGGCTTCCTTTCGGTTCTCGGTGTTGCCTGGACCTCCTTCGCCGCGGCCTGCGCGGCCGGCACCATCGCCACCACGCGATTCATGTTCCCCAACGTCCTGTTCGAGCCCCCGCAGCAGTTCAAGGCCGGGCTCCCTTCCGATTTCCAGGTGGGCACGGTCGATCAGCGCTTCAAGGAGAGCTTCGGGGTGTTCATCATCCGCGACGAAAAGGGGATCTACATTCTGCGGGCGGTCTGCACGCACCTCGGCTGCACGCCGAACTGGCTCGAGGCGGAGAACAAGTTCAAGTGTCCGTGTCACGGAAGCGGGTTCTACCGCTCGGGGATCAACTACGAGGGTCCGGCACCGCGCCCGCTCGAGCGGTACCGGGTGGTCCTCGCCGACGACGGGCAGATCCTGGTCGACAAGACCAAGATCTACGCCCAGGAGAAGGGCGAGTGGAGCAGTCCCGAATCGTTCATGACCGTGTGA
- a CDS encoding cytochrome b N-terminal domain-containing protein: MAGLKKLWDYTRNTQLWNSIFRHGPMDTARNRGLVVLTNVFLHLHPVKVRKSGIRLRFTWCMGGITFFLFLVEVATGLLLMFYYHPTVEYAYVDIVDLREQVPLGVMRELHRWGAHAMVITVWLHMLRVFMTGSYKPPREFNWNVGVLLLVLTLLLSFTGYLLPWDQLAMWAVTVGSNMARATPLLGHEGPGASLLKLGDISLINAGNDMRFALLAGRFVGAGALLRFYVLHCVGIPVVAIILMAVHFWRVRKDGGISGPV; this comes from the coding sequence ATGGCGGGCCTGAAGAAGCTCTGGGACTACACGCGCAATACCCAGCTCTGGAACTCGATCTTCCGTCACGGTCCGATGGACACAGCCCGCAACCGCGGCCTGGTCGTCCTGACGAACGTTTTCCTGCACCTGCATCCCGTGAAGGTGCGCAAGAGCGGGATTCGACTGCGCTTCACATGGTGCATGGGGGGGATCACCTTCTTCCTGTTCCTCGTGGAGGTGGCGACCGGTCTCCTCCTGATGTTCTACTACCACCCGACCGTCGAGTACGCCTACGTCGATATCGTCGACCTGCGCGAGCAGGTGCCGCTCGGCGTGATGCGGGAGCTGCACCGCTGGGGCGCGCACGCGATGGTGATCACGGTGTGGCTGCACATGCTGCGCGTCTTCATGACCGGTTCGTACAAGCCGCCCCGCGAATTCAATTGGAACGTGGGCGTGCTCCTCCTGGTGTTGACGCTTCTTTTGTCCTTCACGGGCTACCTGCTGCCCTGGGACCAGCTCGCCATGTGGGCGGTCACGGTCGGCTCGAACATGGCCCGCGCCACGCCGCTCCTCGGGCACGAGGGACCCGGCGCGAGCCTTCTCAAGCTTGGCGACATCAGCCTCATCAATGCCGGAAACGACATGCGCTTCGCGCTCCTGGCGGGACGGTTCGTCGGGGCCGGGGCGCTCCTGCGCTTCTACGTCCTGCACTGCGTCGGGATCCCTGTCGTCGCCATCATCCTGATGGCCGTGCATTTCTGGCGCGTCCGCAAGGATGGCGGCATCTCGGGACCTGTTTGA